In Xyrauchen texanus isolate HMW12.3.18 unplaced genomic scaffold, RBS_HiC_50CHRs HiC_scaffold_536, whole genome shotgun sequence, one genomic interval encodes:
- the LOC127642300 gene encoding parvalbumin-2-like, producing the protein MAFSGILKDEDVAAALKDCSAADSFNYKTFFAKVGLSAKSPEDIKKAFFVIDQDKSGFIEEDELKLFLQTFSASARALTDAETKAFLSAGDSDGDGKIGVDEFALLVKA; encoded by the exons ATGGCATTTTCTGGAATTCTCAAGGATGAGGATGTGGCTGCGGCCCTTAAGGATTGCTCTG CTGCTGACTCCTTCAACTACAAGACATTCTTTGCCAAGGTAGGCCTGAGCGCCAAGTCCCCTGAAGACATCAAGAAGGCCTTCTTTGTCATTGACCAGGACAAGAGTGGCTTCATTGAGGAGGATGAGCTGAA ACTGTTCCTGCAGACCTTCTCCGCTAGTGCCAGGGCATTGACCGATGCTGAGACCAAGGCCTTCCTCTCGGCTGGTGACAGCGACGGTGACGGCAAAATCGGAGTTGATG AGTTTGCGCTTCTTGTTAAGGCTTAA